One window from the genome of Myxococcales bacterium encodes:
- a CDS encoding EI24 domain-containing protein, whose translation MNDFLEGILSYAEALKLVSRLRLWWYLIVPAVASAALGIGIFAGALALADDAARTMLAWAPWARDVPLIGVVAQMLGLLLMLGLGLIFFKQMVMAICAPVMSPLAQRVQRHLAGTTDDTSFSLARAAKELARGLAMATRNIVMEAFFFLPIFMLGVIPVLGLAAPLLAFSVQAYFAGFGNFDFALEANHSISQSVAFVRRNRWLVVGNGAAYVLLLLTGIGFLVALPLGTIAAAIATHRRL comes from the coding sequence ATGAACGACTTTCTCGAGGGCATCTTGTCATATGCAGAGGCGCTGAAGCTGGTTTCGCGCTTGCGGCTGTGGTGGTACCTGATCGTGCCGGCGGTGGCCAGCGCCGCCCTTGGCATCGGCATCTTCGCCGGCGCCTTGGCGCTTGCCGACGATGCGGCTCGCACGATGCTCGCGTGGGCGCCGTGGGCCCGCGACGTGCCGCTGATAGGCGTGGTCGCGCAAATGCTCGGGCTTTTGCTCATGCTGGGGCTAGGCCTGATTTTCTTCAAGCAAATGGTCATGGCGATCTGCGCCCCGGTGATGTCGCCACTGGCCCAACGCGTGCAGCGCCACCTCGCCGGCACCACCGACGACACCTCATTCTCACTAGCGCGCGCGGCGAAAGAGCTTGCGCGCGGGCTCGCCATGGCGACGCGCAATATCGTGATGGAGGCGTTTTTCTTTCTGCCGATCTTCATGCTCGGGGTAATACCCGTGCTCGGCCTCGCGGCCCCGCTGCTGGCGTTTTCCGTGCAGGCCTATTTTGCTGGGTTTGGCAATTTTGACTTCGCGCTCGAGGCCAACCATTCAATCTCGCAAAGCGTCGCCTTTGTGCGGCGCAACCGCTGGCTGGTGGTCGGCAACGGCGCCGCCTATGTGCTGCTCCTGCTCACGGGAATTGGCTTTCTGGTGGCCTTGCCGCTTGGCACCATCGCCGCGGCCATCGCCACCCATCGCCGCCTGTGA
- the guaB gene encoding IMP dehydrogenase, translating to MTSAPSFRRRLEADHLRQAITFDDVLLVPQRSDVLPKDVSTHTQLTATIRLQIPLVSSAMDTVTLAATAIRMAREGGLGFVHKNLSIEAQAREVLRVKKAESGIVVDPVTIGPDEELGRALAVMRHHNISGLPVIDANRMPVGILTNRDVRFERRMDQRVGDVMTKPPITVADGVAIDDAKELLHKHRIEKLLVVDAAGRLKGLITVRDLNNAQSHPLAAKDEVGRLRVGAAVGVGGDRPERIAALVAAGVDVICIDTAHGHSAGVLAAVEATRKAFPKLQLVAGNVATGEATQALISAGAHAVKVGVGPGSICTTRIVAGVGVPQLTAIADAVDVASAHGVPVIADGGIKYSGDVAKALAAGASTVMIGGLFAGTDEAPGEIILYQGRSYKTYRGMGSIGAMGEGSKDRYFQEDVSSAQKLVPEGIEGRVPYKGPLQESIYQLVGGLRSAMGYVGCATIDDLRTKAQFVRISSQGLRESHVHDVIITKEAPNYRVE from the coding sequence ATGACCTCCGCTCCCAGTTTTCGCCGCCGCTTAGAAGCCGATCACCTGCGCCAGGCCATCACGTTTGACGACGTGCTGCTCGTGCCGCAACGCAGCGACGTCTTGCCCAAGGACGTCAGCACCCATACCCAATTAACAGCCACGATTCGCCTACAGATTCCGCTCGTCAGTTCGGCGATGGACACGGTCACGCTGGCCGCGACCGCGATTCGCATGGCGCGCGAGGGCGGGCTTGGCTTTGTCCACAAAAACCTCTCCATCGAAGCGCAGGCGCGCGAGGTCTTGCGCGTCAAGAAGGCCGAGTCCGGCATTGTCGTCGACCCAGTGACCATTGGCCCCGACGAAGAGCTCGGGCGCGCGCTGGCCGTGATGCGGCATCACAACATTTCTGGCTTGCCGGTGATCGATGCGAACCGCATGCCGGTCGGCATCTTGACCAACCGCGACGTGCGCTTTGAGCGCCGCATGGACCAACGCGTCGGCGACGTCATGACCAAGCCGCCGATTACCGTCGCCGACGGCGTCGCGATCGACGATGCCAAGGAGTTGCTGCACAAGCATCGCATTGAGAAGCTGCTGGTGGTCGATGCCGCGGGGCGCCTTAAGGGCCTGATCACGGTGCGCGATCTCAACAACGCGCAAAGCCATCCACTCGCCGCCAAAGACGAGGTCGGTCGCCTGCGCGTTGGCGCCGCGGTTGGCGTGGGCGGCGATCGGCCGGAACGCATTGCGGCCCTGGTCGCCGCCGGCGTCGACGTCATCTGCATCGACACGGCGCATGGCCATTCGGCGGGCGTGCTCGCGGCCGTCGAGGCCACGCGCAAGGCGTTTCCAAAGCTGCAACTCGTGGCCGGCAACGTTGCCACGGGCGAGGCGACCCAGGCGCTCATCTCCGCCGGCGCCCATGCCGTCAAGGTTGGCGTCGGCCCGGGTTCTATTTGCACCACGCGCATCGTCGCGGGCGTTGGCGTGCCGCAGCTCACGGCGATTGCCGACGCGGTGGATGTGGCGAGCGCGCATGGCGTGCCGGTGATTGCCGATGGCGGTATCAAGTATTCCGGAGACGTCGCCAAGGCGCTCGCCGCGGGCGCGAGCACGGTGATGATCGGCGGGCTGTTCGCTGGCACCGACGAAGCGCCCGGCGAGATTATTCTCTATCAGGGCCGCAGCTACAAGACCTATCGCGGCATGGGCTCTATTGGCGCGATGGGCGAGGGCTCCAAAGACCGCTACTTTCAAGAAGACGTCAGCTCGGCGCAAAAACTAGTACCCGAGGGCATCGAAGGGCGCGTGCCGTACAAAGGCCCGCTGCAAGAATCGATCTATCAGCTCGTCGGCGGCCTGCGCTCGGCCATGGGGTACGTCGGCTGCGCCACCATCGATGACCTGCGCACCAAGGCGCAATTCGTCCGCATCTCGTCCCAGGGCCTGCGCGAAAGCCACGTTCACGACGTCATCATCACCAAAGAAGCCCCCAATTACCGAGTGGAGTAG
- a CDS encoding PEGA domain-containing protein → MVLALAVAGACTRPAATSRPAAKVVIEVIASPPDAEIWVDGRYVATVAEAVGGLRVPVGVHEVEITREGYYPYLVVVDVVEAAAPPPRIEATLFPVVREPPRP, encoded by the coding sequence ATGGTCTTGGCCTTGGCGGTCGCAGGTGCGTGTACGAGACCGGCGGCCACGTCGCGACCGGCCGCCAAAGTCGTGATTGAGGTAATTGCCTCGCCGCCCGATGCCGAGATCTGGGTCGATGGTCGCTACGTGGCGACGGTGGCCGAGGCGGTTGGCGGCCTGCGCGTACCCGTGGGGGTGCATGAGGTCGAAATCACGCGCGAGGGCTATTACCCATATCTCGTGGTCGTCGACGTCGTCGAGGCAGCGGCACCCCCACCGCGCATCGAGGCCACGCTTTTTCCGGTCGTGCGCGAGCCGCCGCGTCCTTAA
- a CDS encoding AI-2E family transporter, producing the protein MEQPKVPATPISVVGPWRWLAICALVVVSYYVVAFLADILAPVLAALGLAYLMSPLCDALVRRGLSRSVASFIIIGIISAIVPVAIAIAVPMLANDLIEFVEKLPDLLSRGSLWINSQFHTQLPTDWTDIANLGAIMGQAGDAKSMAREAATAALGGIFSILGFLGLLLVVPVFAYYFLVDWPNIQQRILHAIPPRRRQRAIELGREVNAIIAGWARGQSTVVLILAVLYSVGYSLAGLDFALPVGALAGVLTVIPYIGPIFGGVVAVLVALAQGGSIDLLAGVAIVIGVGQLVESFYLTPKIVGHSVGISESAALLAVIVGGNLFGFVGILLAVPLAATVRVLISIYYRKYEHSDFYGDEADAHVTVTPAMEAVMVEPVLPHAGDHVTESPSDKA; encoded by the coding sequence ATGGAACAGCCCAAGGTCCCCGCGACGCCCATCTCAGTCGTTGGCCCGTGGCGGTGGTTGGCAATCTGCGCCCTGGTGGTCGTGAGCTATTACGTCGTCGCATTCCTCGCCGACATCCTGGCGCCCGTGCTCGCCGCCCTCGGCCTGGCCTACCTCATGTCACCGCTATGCGACGCGCTGGTAAGGCGAGGTCTCTCGCGCTCGGTCGCCAGCTTCATCATTATTGGCATTATCTCGGCCATCGTGCCGGTCGCGATCGCGATCGCGGTGCCGATGCTAGCCAACGACCTCATCGAATTCGTCGAAAAGCTGCCCGATTTGCTGAGCCGCGGCTCGCTGTGGATCAATAGTCAATTTCACACCCAGCTGCCGACGGATTGGACCGACATCGCCAACCTCGGCGCCATCATGGGACAGGCGGGCGACGCCAAGAGCATGGCGCGCGAGGCGGCGACGGCGGCGCTCGGTGGCATCTTCTCGATCCTTGGCTTCTTGGGCCTGCTGCTGGTGGTGCCGGTGTTTGCCTATTATTTCTTGGTCGACTGGCCCAATATCCAGCAGCGCATCTTACACGCGATTCCGCCGCGGCGGCGGCAGCGTGCCATCGAGCTTGGGCGCGAGGTCAACGCCATCATCGCCGGCTGGGCGCGCGGCCAGTCGACGGTGGTGCTGATTCTCGCGGTGCTTTACTCGGTGGGCTACTCCCTCGCGGGGCTTGATTTTGCGTTGCCGGTCGGCGCGCTCGCCGGCGTGCTGACCGTCATCCCCTACATCGGCCCGATTTTTGGCGGCGTCGTCGCGGTGCTGGTGGCGCTGGCGCAGGGCGGTAGCATTGACCTGCTGGCGGGCGTCGCGATCGTGATTGGCGTCGGCCAGCTGGTCGAGTCATTCTACCTCACGCCAAAAATTGTCGGACACAGCGTCGGCATCTCGGAATCAGCCGCGCTGCTCGCGGTCATCGTTGGCGGCAACCTGTTTGGCTTTGTCGGCATCTTGCTCGCGGTGCCGCTGGCCGCCACCGTGCGCGTGCTCATCTCGATCTACTACCGCAAATACGAACACAGCGATTTCTACGGCGATGAGGCCGATGCCCACGTGACGGTGACCCCCGCCATGGAGGCGGTGATGGTGGAGCCCGTGCTCCCCCACGCCGGCGACCACGTCACCGAGTCGCCTAGCGACAAGGCTTGA
- the ychF gene encoding redox-regulated ATPase YchF, with product MALSVGIVGLPNVGKSTVFNALTSGKAEAANYPFCTIDPNVGIVPVPDARMDRIQKYVKTQKVIPAAVEIVDIAGLVKGASQGEGLGNKFLANIRETSAILMMVRCFKDGDVVHVAGSVDPMRDIEIIELELVLADAESLEKRTKKASGLAKTGNKEAKIEFALCEKIGAHLQSGKSVRNLDMTDDERAMASTFGLLTTKPVLYVCNVGEEDLPGGNAWSEAVAARARTEGAGMVILCGKIEAELADCSPEERSELLGSYGLKEPALATLARECYRLLGLQSYFTAGEKEVRAWTIRKGALAPEAAGVIHTDFEKGFIRAQVYSLEDLETHHSEAALKAAGRLRMEGKTYEVQDGDIMHFLFNV from the coding sequence ATGGCGTTATCCGTTGGCATCGTCGGGCTTCCAAACGTAGGCAAGAGCACCGTGTTTAATGCGCTCACCTCGGGCAAGGCCGAGGCGGCTAACTACCCATTTTGCACCATTGACCCCAATGTCGGCATCGTGCCGGTGCCGGACGCCCGGATGGACCGCATTCAGAAGTACGTTAAGACGCAAAAAGTCATCCCCGCCGCGGTCGAAATTGTCGATATCGCTGGCCTGGTCAAGGGCGCGTCGCAGGGCGAAGGTCTGGGCAATAAATTCCTCGCTAACATCCGCGAGACCAGCGCCATCTTGATGATGGTGCGCTGCTTCAAAGACGGCGACGTCGTGCATGTCGCGGGCTCGGTCGATCCGATGCGCGATATTGAAATTATCGAGCTCGAGCTGGTGCTCGCCGACGCGGAGTCGCTCGAAAAGCGGACCAAGAAGGCCTCGGGCCTGGCCAAGACCGGCAACAAAGAAGCCAAGATCGAGTTTGCGCTGTGCGAAAAAATTGGCGCGCATCTGCAGAGCGGCAAGTCGGTGCGCAACTTAGACATGACCGACGACGAGCGCGCCATGGCCAGCACCTTTGGTCTGCTCACCACCAAGCCGGTGCTCTATGTCTGCAACGTCGGCGAGGAAGACCTGCCGGGTGGCAATGCATGGAGCGAGGCCGTGGCCGCGCGCGCCCGCACAGAGGGCGCCGGCATGGTGATTTTGTGCGGCAAGATCGAGGCCGAGCTCGCCGACTGCAGCCCCGAAGAGCGCAGCGAGCTGCTTGGCTCTTATGGCCTCAAAGAACCCGCGTTGGCCACGCTGGCGCGTGAATGTTATCGCCTGCTCGGCTTGCAGTCGTATTTTACCGCCGGCGAAAAAGAAGTGCGCGCATGGACAATTCGCAAGGGCGCGCTAGCCCCCGAAGCCGCGGGCGTCATTCACACCGACTTCGAAAAAGGCTTTATCCGCGCCCAGGTCTACTCGCTCGAAGATCTCGAGACCCACCACAGCGAGGCCGCGCTCAAGGCCGCCGGCCGGCTGCGCATGGAAGGCAAGACCTACGAAGTGCAGGACGGCGACATCATGCACTTCCTGTTTAATGTGTAG
- a CDS encoding SDR family NAD(P)-dependent oxidoreductase, protein MKTILVTGSTDGIGKATAIALARLGHRVIVHGRNQPRVQAAVAEVRSAVPGAAPLAVSFDLGRLASVRTGAADVLGLLAGAPLHVLINNAGIFASEREVTGDGNELSFQVNHLAAVLLTELLMPALLAAAPGRVINVASIAHTRGELHRGDLTLASSFTGYAAYAQSKLANVLHARALAAAYEPPRLLAYSLHRA, encoded by the coding sequence ATGAAAACGATTCTCGTCACGGGTTCGACCGACGGCATTGGCAAGGCGACGGCCATCGCGCTCGCCAGGCTTGGGCATCGCGTCATCGTCCACGGGCGCAATCAGCCGCGCGTGCAAGCCGCGGTGGCAGAGGTGCGCTCGGCGGTGCCGGGGGCAGCGCCACTGGCCGTGAGTTTTGATCTCGGGCGCCTGGCGTCGGTGAGGACCGGTGCCGCGGACGTACTTGGGTTGTTGGCGGGCGCACCGCTGCATGTGCTCATCAACAATGCGGGTATTTTCGCCAGCGAGCGCGAGGTCACCGGTGATGGCAACGAGCTATCATTCCAAGTGAATCATCTCGCGGCGGTCTTGCTCACCGAATTGCTCATGCCCGCGCTGCTCGCCGCGGCGCCAGGGCGCGTCATCAACGTCGCCTCGATCGCGCATACCAGGGGCGAGCTCCATCGCGGCGACTTGACCTTGGCAAGCAGCTTCACCGGTTACGCCGCCTATGCACAAAGCAAGCTCGCCAACGTGCTGCATGCGCGCGCGCTGGCTGCGGCCTATGAGCCGCCGCGGCTCCTCGCGTATTCGCTGCACCGGGCGTGA
- a CDS encoding VanW family protein → MVTSKHPNPSERKARRLFLVSGVCAFAGTALLVAAVVGPRVAHRRSATEVAASSATGSQAAPRDDEAWTARPAVLSLGEKSFERAWGDLGVTTSDGARVDVDPAKARQALLEIKGHVDTLPTDAMLDLERRVIVPEQNGFVLDVEGSLVALTLAARRMEGAVTLAGKAMPPSVTTSTLGISDISHVLASYKTNFSVSDRDRNFNLKLAASHLHGLVIAPGQQISFNEVVGDRTEKTGYRVAHVISAGEMVDGLAGGTCQISTTLFGAAFFAGLDIVNTTTHSRPLAYAPMGMDATVTYPHIDLKLKNPYEFPVVIRYRVANGEALVEILGKQRPYEKIVFERDIIDQVPYEKQTRDDPMLALGDKKLDQPGMNGYKLRRYRRFYQDGKVVKSNKWDITYQPVVEYVNVGTNPAKPPPTVAPPVEFEPAKPKNMATKIAH, encoded by the coding sequence GTGGTTACTTCAAAGCACCCAAACCCGTCCGAACGCAAGGCCCGTCGGCTTTTCCTCGTGAGCGGCGTGTGTGCGTTCGCCGGTACCGCACTCTTGGTGGCGGCGGTCGTTGGCCCACGCGTGGCGCACCGCCGGTCGGCGACCGAGGTGGCGGCGAGCTCGGCAACGGGTTCGCAGGCGGCGCCGCGCGACGACGAGGCGTGGACGGCACGGCCAGCGGTGCTGTCGCTCGGTGAGAAGTCGTTCGAGCGCGCGTGGGGCGATTTGGGGGTGACGACCAGCGACGGCGCGCGTGTCGACGTCGACCCGGCTAAGGCGAGGCAGGCCCTCTTAGAGATCAAGGGGCACGTCGACACCTTACCCACCGATGCCATGCTCGATTTAGAGCGACGCGTCATCGTGCCTGAGCAAAACGGATTTGTGCTCGACGTCGAAGGTTCCCTGGTCGCGCTGACGTTGGCGGCTCGGCGTATGGAAGGTGCCGTGACCCTGGCGGGCAAGGCGATGCCGCCGTCGGTAACGACCTCGACGTTGGGCATTTCCGATATCTCGCATGTCCTGGCTTCGTACAAAACCAACTTTTCGGTGAGCGACCGCGATCGCAATTTCAATCTCAAGCTCGCGGCGTCACATCTGCACGGGCTGGTAATCGCGCCGGGGCAACAAATATCATTTAACGAAGTCGTCGGCGATCGCACCGAGAAAACCGGCTATCGCGTCGCGCACGTCATCTCCGCGGGCGAAATGGTCGATGGCCTCGCCGGCGGCACCTGCCAGATATCGACGACGTTGTTTGGCGCGGCGTTTTTTGCCGGCCTTGATATTGTCAACACGACGACCCATTCGCGGCCGCTGGCATATGCCCCTATGGGCATGGACGCCACCGTGACGTATCCCCACATTGATCTAAAGCTGAAAAACCCGTACGAGTTTCCCGTGGTCATTCGTTATCGCGTCGCCAATGGCGAGGCGCTCGTGGAAATTTTGGGCAAGCAGCGCCCCTACGAAAAAATCGTGTTTGAACGCGACATCATCGACCAGGTGCCATATGAAAAGCAAACGCGCGACGATCCGATGCTCGCACTCGGCGACAAAAAGCTCGATCAGCCCGGGATGAACGGCTACAAGCTGCGGCGATATCGGCGGTTCTATCAAGATGGCAAGGTGGTGAAGTCTAACAAATGGGACATCACGTACCAGCCGGTGGTTGAGTACGTCAACGTCGGCACCAATCCGGCCAAGCCGCCGCCCACGGTGGCGCCGCCGGTGGAGTTTGAGCCCGCTAAGCCCAAGAACATGGCGACCAAGATCGCGCACTAG
- a CDS encoding ATP-binding protein, whose product MTMHAAAHHYLDQANDTQAPASPPTPARADGGADPFLALACDYTRAQLALIARARGLAPALQHCALSELAASSADYLAAQAQLAQLAEIITVQSRQPTSPLARRLGELATRLALTAHERVLVAAMFSVDAGLVLNRHLAATPVADGRLDAAAVALLASRDPRSPDPHMMASLRSHAALGRSHVVVCDGPQATSWSHRCLRLADDIVDWLSTGRVPRAGLGLKITPPLPRPTAPPADGLSPARDAAALAATWQPGKLVVVDDCGDAFTDVLLHAAARCQRTIIECCVHVATDVLLGEMWAAANRLAATTDAVLVVRLDDDHAAHDASLHPGSAASLAPLLADLAPHAPIVLATRNLPTWLAGLPHERCDLSQSAPRFCGLATQVHHAPSWQSAVYDDDSRQLLQDIIDACRFRGELLKGWGFAVKLPYGGAVTALLAGPPGTGKTMSAALIAHELGRPLFRVDLARVVSKYIGETEKQLARLFDEAEASGAILLFDEADALFAKRTDVKSSNDRHANLEVNFLLQRLETFGGVVLLTTNHEHLIDAAFKRRLRYRVALPAPDLRERTLLWERLMPAEAPLASDVDLPGLAARFPLTGGHMLNALVRAASRALAAGSAITQAQLIESCHLEQAASGRV is encoded by the coding sequence ATGACCATGCACGCCGCCGCCCACCATTACCTCGACCAAGCCAACGATACCCAGGCCCCGGCATCGCCCCCCACTCCCGCTCGTGCGGACGGCGGCGCAGATCCATTCCTGGCGCTCGCCTGTGACTACACGCGCGCGCAGCTCGCCTTAATTGCGCGGGCTCGCGGGTTGGCGCCCGCGCTGCAACACTGCGCGCTCTCCGAGCTGGCCGCCAGCAGCGCCGATTACCTCGCGGCCCAGGCGCAGCTCGCGCAGCTCGCCGAGATCATAACGGTGCAATCGCGCCAACCAACCAGCCCCCTTGCCCGCCGGCTCGGCGAATTGGCGACTCGGCTCGCCCTCACGGCCCACGAACGCGTGCTGGTGGCGGCCATGTTCTCCGTCGACGCAGGCCTGGTGCTCAATCGCCATTTGGCGGCGACGCCCGTCGCCGATGGTCGCCTCGATGCCGCCGCCGTCGCGCTGCTGGCGTCGCGCGATCCCCGCAGCCCAGATCCGCATATGATGGCATCGCTGCGCAGTCACGCCGCGCTGGGCCGCAGCCATGTGGTGGTCTGCGACGGGCCTCAGGCCACGTCGTGGTCGCACCGGTGTTTGCGCCTTGCCGACGACATTGTCGATTGGCTCAGCACGGGCCGCGTGCCGCGCGCTGGGCTGGGTCTTAAAATTACGCCGCCGTTGCCTCGGCCAACCGCCCCGCCCGCCGATGGCTTGTCGCCTGCGCGCGATGCGGCGGCGCTCGCCGCCACCTGGCAGCCGGGCAAACTGGTTGTCGTGGACGATTGCGGCGACGCATTCACCGACGTGCTGCTGCATGCGGCCGCGCGTTGTCAGCGGACCATCATTGAATGTTGCGTGCACGTCGCCACCGACGTCTTGCTAGGCGAGATGTGGGCCGCCGCCAATCGCCTCGCCGCGACGACAGACGCCGTGCTCGTCGTGCGCCTTGACGACGACCACGCCGCCCATGACGCCAGCCTCCACCCAGGCAGCGCGGCAAGCCTCGCGCCGTTGCTCGCCGACCTTGCCCCCCACGCACCCATCGTGCTTGCCACGCGCAACCTGCCAACCTGGCTGGCTGGGCTGCCGCACGAGCGCTGCGACCTTAGCCAATCGGCGCCACGGTTTTGCGGGCTGGCGACACAGGTTCACCACGCGCCCTCGTGGCAGAGCGCGGTCTATGACGACGACTCGCGGCAATTGCTGCAAGATATTATCGACGCCTGTCGATTCCGCGGCGAGCTGCTTAAAGGGTGGGGCTTTGCCGTCAAGCTGCCATACGGTGGGGCCGTCACGGCCTTGCTCGCGGGTCCACCTGGCACCGGTAAGACCATGAGCGCGGCCCTCATCGCGCACGAACTCGGACGCCCGCTGTTTCGCGTCGACCTAGCGCGGGTCGTCAGCAAGTACATCGGCGAGACGGAAAAGCAGCTCGCGCGCCTGTTTGACGAGGCCGAGGCGAGCGGCGCCATTCTCTTATTTGACGAGGCCGACGCCCTGTTTGCCAAGCGCACGGATGTCAAATCGAGCAACGATCGCCATGCCAATCTCGAGGTGAACTTCTTGCTCCAGCGCCTCGAGACCTTTGGCGGCGTGGTGCTGCTCACCACCAACCATGAGCATTTAATCGATGCCGCCTTCAAGCGGCGGCTGCGCTATCGCGTCGCCTTGCCGGCCCCAGATCTCCGCGAGCGCACGTTGCTGTGGGAACGCCTCATGCCCGCGGAGGCGCCGCTCGCGTCGGATGTCGACCTTCCCGGCCTGGCTGCGCGATTTCCCTTAACCGGTGGCCATATGCTCAATGCCTTGGTGCGGGCCGCGTCGCGCGCGCTGGCCGCGGGTTCGGCAATCACGCAAGCCCAGCTCATCGAAAGCTGCCACTTGGAGCAAGCTGCGAGCGGCCGCGTGTAA